The proteins below are encoded in one region of Belonocnema kinseyi isolate 2016_QV_RU_SX_M_011 chromosome 3, B_treatae_v1, whole genome shotgun sequence:
- the LOC117170334 gene encoding prefoldin subunit 4 encodes MAGGKNTQAGFQPDSDVHITFEDQQKINKFARQNAKMEDYKEELKVKQGDLQNLEDAVDELALLDDDVKIPYQFGEVFITQDLEKTQKSLEEAKKKKQAEISCLEGKCADLKETMNDLKAQLYAKFGSHINLEAEED; translated from the exons atggCTGGTGGTAAAAATACTCAAGCAGGATTTCAACCG GATTCCGATGTTCATATCACGTTTGAAgatcaacaaaaaatcaataaatttgcaagacaaaatgcaaaaatggaaGATTATAAAGAAGAGCTAAAAGTTAAACAG ggTGATTTACAAAATTTGGAAGATGCTGTCGACGAATTAGCTCTTTTAGACGATGATGTTAAAATACCGTACCAATTCGGAGAAGTGTTTATTACCCAAGATCTTGAAAAAACTCAG AAATCCTTGGAGGaagctaaaaagaaaaaacaagcagaaatatcGTGTTTGGAGGGTAAATGTGCTGACCTGAAGGAAACAATGAACGATTTAAAAGCACAACTGTATGCTAAATTTGGAAGTCACATAAATCTAGAGGcagaagaagattaa